TTCCTTTGTGCGGACTTTGCTTTAAATTGGATAGGATTTGACTTTGGCATATTCAATTACAAGGCTCAAGACTTCAACTTTTTCAGTATAAAATGTAGAAATCACACTATGGTTTGTGTCTATATCAGCAATAAGGTTTCACTCCCAAATTCTGGTGCATATAagttttggtgttaaattgCTTTTGTGGTGGAATATGATCTGAAATCCTTGGATGTTAATGATGATTCTATTGTTTTCAACATATGCAGGTGCAGAATTTCTTCACGCCTGCTGAATCGAAGGCATTTATTAAAGCTGCTGAGTCTGCTGGTTTTGAACACCAAGGAAGTCTTGGTCCAGCAAAAGGTGAAGCCTACCGAGACAATGACCGAATAGCTGTTAATGATCCTGCTCTTGCAGATATGGTATGGCAGTCAGGACTTAGCAAACTACTCTCTGATATTAAAATTAGGGGGAAAGCCGCTGTTGGCTTGAATCCGAATATTAGGTTTTACAGGTATGTTTGATTTCTTCCCATAAACTCATACTTACTTTTACTTTGAATAACTTGCATAACTTTTTGCCAATTGATACTAGATTATCTCGCTCTGAAATGCTTCTCGAAAATTAAAGAACAATTTTGCCATGCCTATTGCCTAGCTGACTTAGAAACCACATATGCAACTTTATGAATTAAGTATACCTGAGTTGGATTACAAAATGTTATGATGTATGCTGACGGTTTTTCAATCATTTAACTGTTTAATTTGCTTCTCTAGTCAATTATGATGCTCGGTTTTAGTATTTACCATGCAATCAATATTATACTTCTAGATACAAGGTTGGTCAGCACTTTGGACAGCATATTGATGAAAGTGTCGATCTTGGAGAGGGAAAGCACACTGTTTATACTTTGTTAGTATATTTAAGTGGTGCTGCCAAAACCAAAGACAAAAGTGATTCAAACAACATGAAGGATTCTGCATCAGAGCCAATAGTTGGAGGGGAGACCGTCTTCTATGGTTCAAGGAATCGTGTTGTAGCGGAGGCAAGTTCTCTTTACgtctttttttatattattttagttgcACCCCTCCCCAAACAACAATTTCCTTTTTCA
The window above is part of the Gossypium raimondii isolate GPD5lz chromosome 9, ASM2569854v1, whole genome shotgun sequence genome. Proteins encoded here:
- the LOC105800109 gene encoding uncharacterized protein LOC105800109; translation: MGERRAADKKKAPPKAKWPVLQPKLNLQITRLKDKDLFTVQNFFTPAESKAFIKAAESAGFEHQGSLGPAKGEAYRDNDRIAVNDPALADMVWQSGLSKLLSDIKIRGKAAVGLNPNIRFYRYKVGQHFGQHIDESVDLGEGKHTVYTLLVYLSGAAKTKDKSDSNNMKDSASEPIVGGETVFYGSRNRVVAEATPAEGMALLHIHGDKCMLHEARNVSKGIKYVFRSDVVFA